CAACTCTCCCCTAACCCAAGCCCACCAATTCTCCCAAATGCGCTGAAACTCAACACGCCGCAAACAAGGTGGCTCAATACAACAGAGCATCTCTTTGTGCAGACAAGAGTCCGGCATTGTCTGAACCTTTTCCCATAAAGTTGTCTGGGCGGTTAGGATCGTCAACCATTGCGGGCAGTTGCCTAACGTCTGGGTGGCAACCACAAAACCGCCGGACTCGGTTGCAGTTACCGCAGATGCAGATACACTCGCGCCAAATTCGACCACATCCATCTCGGCTAGGATCGCGAATATAGGTGTCATCCAAGTCTCCCCTGTAGTGGCCGAATTCATGGGCCAAGGTGTGCACAACGGACGCGTGGTCTGTGCCCATCCATATGTGTCGGCCCTCTATGTGCTGACCTTTTTCATCGAAGCCTGGCTGGCTTGCTCGACCATTGGCATCGTATATGGATTCGACCATGATGATGTCTATCTGTCTGACATCAATCTCGTCATTGGGTCCCCACACAGGATCTTCCCATTCATTCTTAATGTTTGTCCATTCATCGAGATTATCGATAATCTTGTACTTATCGCCAGGGGGCGCGGGGGGGCCGACCTCAACGTGGGTGTCCTTGAATTCATATAATTCTCCCAATACTAGCGCAATGGGCAATCCCCTGCACATAGACATAATGGTTCTCCGGCAGATCGAAGAAATCCATGTCGTGGACACGCATGGCATCCAACTCCGCCGAGGACTCGTACGCCGTGTTATATCGGTCGTTGTAGATCTCGTACACCTCCCGCTCCGCCCCCAGATCGGGGGTCTGGGAAATACGGGAAGCGTGGATTTCAATTGAGCCAATCCCGAAGAACACGAACAAAATCGAGCACGTGCAAACAACCCTCTTCATCTCTCATTGCCTCTCTGAGCCCGCTTTGTCATGCAACTGTATTTGATTGAAACCTGCCCTTCTATCGGTCTATATGCGCGCCTAGCAGCGTCAGAAAGTACATAGTACCGAGACAGAAGAACACAGAGCATATGTAGCAAGACACACGCACCCACTGGTCCAGACGCCCATACTGCTGAAGATCTGATTTCCGGAAAAGCCAATATGCGCTGTAGAAAGCAAATGTTAGGAAAAACTCCACATAGATAAGAATATCTCGCCAAGCATCACGAGGAATTCCAAGCAAGACATAACCAAGACTTATATAGACTGCAAATATCGCTGTGAGCATGAAAACCCTTGCGGCCCTTCGCCAGACGGTGTTGCGACGCACAATCAAATCAGGCATTTAGCGTATACCATCGATTACTGGGGCAAGGCCGTCCTCTTGTAGTTGCAGATCAGCCTTGACAACGGCAACCCAGAATGCGAATTGGGCTCCTTTTTCCCCTTGTACGAATCGGGATGGAGGATACATCGGTTCCAGGTACCCTAGAATCTCTTGTGCCTGAGCTTTAGGCAATGCAGCCAAATGCATTATTGCGCTTTTTTGGACTCCCTGTTTCTTCTGGCTTTGAAGCCGCGCTTGGTATGGGGCTTCTCGGCTGTCGTGCCATAGGGGGAGTATAGCTCAGGTGCGCGCAGGGCGCAACAGGGGGGAATGGGCAATTCAGGGGCGGCGCAAGGTAAGGCGCAGCCGGAGACGATGCAACGAGACCGGCCGGCCGGGCCTCGAAAAACCTGGGCGCAGCAAAGCATGAGCCTTTCGGCTCGCCCGTAGACGGTGAAAATGGAAAAGCCCGCAGCTCCCTTGACCACCCCAGGGGCCCCTGCTACGCTGGAGCCGCGCGGCGGGCTGAAGCCCGCCAGGGACATACTGTACTACGACACCTTAATTCGCCATGGGGACTGTCGAAAGACGGGGGCAAGCTCATTGACTTGCTGTAAATACGGACCCAGGTAGCCTTAATGTACTGAGAGACCTGCGCATAGTCTGATGAATTCGCTCGTGTCCTCTCCGGGAAGCGCTCAACGACGACGTCTCAACAAGGGGAAAAGAGCAACAAACAAGGACAGAACTCGACCAATCCAACGAACAAGACCTCCACTGACAGTCATTTGCACCCCAATAAGGACAAGTTCTCGAGGAGTACACCATGTGATACAATCCTCCGCTATGAAGGTCGATAACGCACACCATCCACTCATTGTCGTTGAGAACCTCACCAAGGATTATGTGATGGGCGAGGCGACAGTGCATGCGCTGCGGGGTGTTTCGTTCGGGATTGAACGTGGCGCTTTCATAGCGATCATGGGTCCGTCGGGCTCGGGCAAGACGACGCTCCTCGATATCTTGGGCTGCCTATCGAGGCCGACGTCGGGCACGTATTGGCTTGAGGCGGAGCGGGTCTCGGACCTCGGGGAGAACCGGCTGGCCGAGTTGCGCAACCACTACATTGGGTTCGTCTTTCAGAACTTCAACCTCTTGCCGCGGACCACGGCCTTGGCCAACGTGGGATTGCCCCTGTTGTACACCGGAACCCCGAAAAAGGAGCGGTTGAGGCGCGCGCGGTGTGCGCTGGAAGCAGTCGGACTGGGAGATCGAGTGGACCACCGGCCGAACGAACTATCCGGAGGCCAGCGGCAGCGGGTAGCGGTTGCGCGGGCCCTCGTCAACGATCCCTCGATCCTGTTTGCGGATGAGCCCACAGGCAACCTGGACTCGACCAGCGGCGAGAGCATCCTCGCCCTGTTCAGGGAACTTCACGCGCAAGGAAACACGATCGTCATCGTGACCCACGAACGCGAGATTGCCGAACATGCCCAGCGGATTATCAGCTTCCGAGATGGGCAACTGGTGAAAGACGAATGGCGAAACAAGACAAACGACACGTGGGAATTCGAGCATTCGGTTGGCTGATCCTGCTCGTCGCGGTAGTCGCCCCGCTTGTGTATCTGTCAATACGCGAGAGCGTGGTAGAGGTGACGGCTGCGCCGGTGACGCGCGGCCGGGTTGAACAGACGGTCACGGCCATCGCCTCGGGGACGGTCATGTCGAAATTGGATTCCCTGGTGGCGTCGGGCTTCATGGGAACCGTCGTGGGAATCCCGTTCGAGGAGGGCGACCGGGTTGAGAAAGACGATGTCCTGGTGGAGTTGAACCATGTGGACCTCGACGCGCAGGTCGCTCTTGCCGAGGCCAATCTGCGGGTGGGCCGCTCGATGCTCGAGCGGGCGCGCCTCGCCGCGCGTATCTACAAAGAGATCGCGGAAACGCGCGTGAGCCAGACCGGCGCCCAGCTCAAACAGGCCGAAAGCGACTTCGGGCGGGTCAAGGCTCTGGCAGACAGGGGTGCCCTCTCGACGAGCGACTTTGACAAGGCCGCGTTAGCCCTCCGTGTAGCCGAGGACAGCGCGACGGCGGCGTTAGCGAGCCAGCGCGAAAACCTCGTGCGCGACGA
Above is a genomic segment from Candidatus Hydrogenedentota bacterium containing:
- a CDS encoding ABC transporter ATP-binding protein, whose protein sequence is MKVDNAHHPLIVVENLTKDYVMGEATVHALRGVSFGIERGAFIAIMGPSGSGKTTLLDILGCLSRPTSGTYWLEAERVSDLGENRLAELRNHYIGFVFQNFNLLPRTTALANVGLPLLYTGTPKKERLRRARCALEAVGLGDRVDHRPNELSGGQRQRVAVARALVNDPSILFADEPTGNLDSTSGESILALFRELHAQGNTIVIVTHEREIAEHAQRIISFRDGQLVKDEWRNKTNDTWEFEHSVG